Proteins encoded in a region of the Bacillus methanolicus genome:
- the aspS gene encoding aspartate--tRNA ligase, which yields MFGRTYFCGEVTEEAIGKKVTLKGWVQKRRDLGGVIFVDLRDRTGIIQVVFNPDISKEALEAAEKIRSEYVLDIEGTVVAREEGTINENLKTGKVEIQAEKVTILNEAKNPPFVIADHTDVSEEVRLKYRYLDLRRPIMFETLKMRHQVTKAIRDFLDSEGFLDIETPILTKSTPEGARDYLVPSRVHPGEFFALPQSPQIFKQLLMVGGVERYYQIARCFRDEDLRADRQPEFTQVDIETSFMSQEDIMSLMEEMMKKVMKDVKGMDIETPFPRMTYHDAMSRYGTDKPDTRFGLELIDLSEIVKNSSFKVFANAVANGGQVKAINVKGASVKYSRKDIDSLTEFVSRYGAKGLAWLKAEEEGLKGPIAKFLSDEEQNAIHAALEVEKGDLLLFVADKKSVVADSLGALRSKLGKDLDLIDKSKFHFLWITDWPLLEYDEEEGRYYAAHHPFTMPFREDIELLDQNPDAVRAQAYDLVLNGYELGGGSLRIFERTVQEKMFKVLGFSESEAREQFGFLLEAFEYGTPPHGGIALGLDRLVMLLAGRTNLRDTIAFPKTASASCLLTEAPGEVSSAQLDELHLSLNVKKSE from the coding sequence ATGTTCGGAAGGACATATTTTTGCGGTGAAGTAACAGAAGAAGCAATCGGTAAAAAAGTAACGTTGAAAGGATGGGTTCAAAAGCGCCGTGATTTAGGGGGAGTAATCTTTGTCGATCTTCGCGACCGGACAGGAATTATTCAAGTCGTTTTTAATCCGGATATATCAAAGGAAGCGTTAGAGGCGGCTGAAAAAATCCGTTCTGAATATGTGCTGGATATAGAAGGAACAGTTGTGGCCCGTGAAGAGGGCACGATTAATGAAAATTTAAAAACCGGGAAAGTGGAAATTCAAGCTGAGAAAGTAACAATTTTGAATGAAGCAAAAAATCCTCCATTCGTCATTGCCGACCATACAGATGTATCAGAAGAAGTTCGCTTAAAATACCGTTACTTGGACTTGAGGCGTCCTATCATGTTTGAAACATTAAAAATGCGCCATCAAGTCACAAAAGCGATTCGTGATTTTCTTGACAGTGAAGGATTTTTAGATATTGAAACACCGATTTTAACAAAAAGCACCCCGGAAGGAGCACGCGATTATCTTGTTCCGAGCCGTGTTCATCCAGGTGAATTCTTTGCTCTTCCGCAATCTCCGCAAATTTTTAAACAGCTGTTGATGGTTGGAGGAGTCGAAAGATATTATCAAATAGCCCGCTGTTTCAGGGATGAAGACTTGCGGGCAGATCGGCAGCCGGAGTTTACACAGGTCGATATCGAAACAAGCTTCATGAGTCAGGAAGACATCATGTCTTTAATGGAAGAAATGATGAAAAAGGTCATGAAAGATGTAAAAGGGATGGACATTGAGACGCCTTTTCCGCGAATGACCTATCATGATGCAATGAGCCGTTACGGAACAGATAAGCCTGATACACGGTTTGGGCTTGAATTAATTGACTTATCTGAGATCGTCAAAAATTCAAGCTTTAAAGTTTTCGCGAATGCTGTAGCGAATGGCGGCCAAGTGAAGGCGATTAATGTAAAGGGAGCTAGTGTCAAATATTCAAGGAAAGATATTGATTCATTAACAGAATTTGTTTCCCGTTATGGAGCAAAGGGTTTGGCCTGGCTTAAGGCAGAAGAAGAAGGTCTGAAAGGTCCTATTGCAAAATTCCTGTCTGATGAAGAACAAAACGCGATTCATGCAGCCTTGGAAGTTGAAAAAGGAGACCTTTTGTTATTTGTTGCAGATAAAAAATCAGTTGTAGCAGATTCCCTCGGAGCACTTCGCTCAAAGCTCGGAAAAGACTTGGATTTGATTGACAAGAGCAAATTCCATTTCCTATGGATTACTGACTGGCCTTTATTGGAATATGATGAAGAGGAAGGCCGTTATTATGCAGCCCATCATCCGTTTACGATGCCATTCAGGGAAGATATTGAGCTTCTTGACCAAAATCCGGATGCTGTCCGGGCTCAAGCGTACGATCTCGTTTTAAACGGGTATGAGCTTGGAGGAGGTTCATTAAGAATTTTTGAACGAACCGTCCAGGAAAAAATGTTTAAAGTACTAGGCTTTAGTGAATCAGAAGCAAGAGAACAATTTGGTTTCTTGCTTGAAGCATTTGAATACGGAACGCCGCCTCACGGTGGGATTGCGCTTGGTCTTGACCGACTTGTCATGCTGTTGGCAGGGAGAACAAATCTCCGGGATACCATTGCGTTTCCAAAGACGGCAAGTGCTAGCTGCTTGTTAACAGAAGCTCCTGGAGAAGTAAGTTCGGCCCAGCTGGATGAACTGCATTTGTCACTTAATGTCAAAAAAAGTGAGTAA
- the hisS gene encoding histidine--tRNA ligase: MSIRIPRGTQDILPGQVEKWQYIEMKARELCRRFQYQEIRTPIFEHTELFLRGVGDTTDIVQKEMYTFEDRGKRSLTLRPEGTAPVVRSFIENKMYGNASQPVKLYYMGPMFRYERPQAGRYRQFVQFGVEAMGSADPAIDAEVISLAVSLYKELGLKKLKVVINSLGDKESRSAHREALINHFQPRIGEFCSDCQNRLEKNPMRILDCKQDRDHELMKTAPSILDYLNDESRAYFEKVQAYLTDLNIEFEVDSNLVRGLDYYNHTAFEIMSDAEGFGAITTLCGGGRYNGLAEELGGPETPGIGFALSIERLIAALEAEGVTLPLNEKLDCYLVSLGEDAKDYTVKLLYKLRNEGFSAERDYLDRKVKAQFKAADRLNAKFVAVLGDDELKANKISVKNMESGEQVELELASFVEKFKEIYQ, from the coding sequence ATGTCAATCCGTATACCAAGAGGAACACAGGATATTCTGCCCGGCCAGGTAGAAAAATGGCAATATATTGAAATGAAAGCCAGGGAATTATGCCGCAGGTTTCAATATCAAGAAATAAGGACCCCCATTTTTGAGCATACTGAATTGTTTCTTAGAGGTGTTGGGGATACAACAGATATTGTCCAAAAAGAAATGTACACGTTTGAGGACAGAGGAAAGAGAAGCTTAACATTGCGTCCGGAAGGTACAGCTCCAGTCGTAAGGTCCTTTATAGAAAATAAAATGTACGGAAATGCGAGCCAGCCTGTAAAGCTATATTATATGGGGCCGATGTTTCGCTACGAACGGCCGCAGGCAGGCCGGTACCGCCAATTCGTGCAATTTGGGGTTGAAGCGATGGGAAGCGCTGACCCGGCAATTGATGCTGAAGTCATTTCCTTAGCCGTTTCTCTTTACAAAGAACTTGGTTTAAAGAAATTAAAGGTGGTTATTAATAGCCTCGGCGACAAAGAAAGCCGCAGTGCTCACCGAGAAGCGTTAATTAACCATTTTCAGCCGCGAATCGGTGAATTTTGTTCAGATTGCCAAAACAGGCTGGAAAAAAACCCGATGAGGATCCTTGACTGCAAACAAGACCGCGACCATGAATTAATGAAAACGGCACCGTCGATTCTCGATTACTTGAATGATGAATCCCGAGCCTACTTTGAAAAAGTACAAGCATATTTAACCGACCTTAATATTGAATTTGAAGTTGATTCCAACCTTGTGCGCGGTCTTGATTATTATAACCACACTGCATTTGAAATTATGAGCGATGCAGAAGGGTTTGGAGCGATTACAACTTTATGCGGCGGCGGAAGATACAATGGTCTTGCCGAAGAATTAGGGGGGCCGGAAACTCCGGGCATCGGATTTGCATTAAGCATTGAACGGCTTATTGCGGCACTTGAGGCTGAAGGAGTCACACTTCCGTTGAATGAAAAACTTGATTGTTATCTTGTTTCATTAGGCGAAGATGCAAAAGATTATACGGTGAAGTTGCTATACAAGTTAAGAAATGAAGGGTTTTCCGCTGAAAGAGACTATCTTGACCGGAAAGTAAAAGCACAGTTCAAGGCTGCCGACCGCTTGAATGCTAAATTCGTAGCGGTATTAGGCGATGATGAACTAAAAGCAAATAAGATTAGTGTGAAAAACATGGAATCAGGTGAGCAAGTGGAGCTGGAACTAGCTTCATTCGTTGAAAAATTTAAAGAGATTTATCAATAG